A stretch of the Notamacropus eugenii isolate mMacEug1 chromosome 2, mMacEug1.pri_v2, whole genome shotgun sequence genome encodes the following:
- the LOC140526985 gene encoding utrophin-like: MRARGLASSELVEPKLAELNRNFEKVSQHIKSAKMLIDQELFSKTISVKSQPVEAGMHSVDLDKLEHDLKTLVKAVEKPSDEDEKLDEEKAQIEEVLQRGEEMLQHPMEENKREEIRLQLLLLRRRHNKVKA, from the exons ATGAGGGCCCGGGGCTTGGCAAGCAGTGAGCTGGTGGAGCCTAAGTTAGCTGAATTAAATAGGAACTTTGAAAAAGTGTCACAACACATCAAAAGTGCTAAA ATGTTGATCGACCAAGAGCTTTTCTCAAAGACAATTTCTGTGAAATCACAACCTGTTGAGGCTGGTATGCATTCAGTGGACCTAGACAAACTAGAGCATGATTTAAAAACTTTGGTGAAGGCTGTAGAAAAGCCCAGTGATGAAGATGAAAAG tTGGATGAGGAGAAGGCCCAGATTGAGGAAGTTctgcagagaggagaagagatgtTACAGCACCCGATGGAGGAAAACAAGAGAGAAGAGATACGCTTACAGTTACTACTTCTGAGGAGGAGACATAACAAAGTCAAGGCATAA